A window of Marispirochaeta aestuarii contains these coding sequences:
- a CDS encoding aminoacyl-tRNA deacylase — MPSEKLIEFLNQNHVHYETAHHFENYTAQETAASAHVKGKEFAKCVVVMLDGDPVMTVLPANYKVDLKRLKQLTGSKSASIAHEEEFSYMFPDCSVGAMPPFGNLYHLPVIADSDLMKDDTITFNAGNHTEALRISAADYKRLVHPRVANIHRRRFRPFIM, encoded by the coding sequence ATGCCAAGCGAAAAGTTGATTGAGTTCCTCAATCAGAACCATGTTCACTACGAAACGGCCCACCATTTTGAAAACTACACCGCCCAGGAAACTGCAGCCTCAGCCCACGTGAAGGGTAAGGAATTCGCCAAGTGCGTAGTGGTAATGCTCGACGGGGATCCCGTCATGACGGTGCTGCCTGCAAACTACAAGGTCGACCTTAAACGGCTTAAGCAGCTTACCGGATCGAAGTCAGCCTCTATTGCCCACGAGGAGGAGTTCTCCTACATGTTTCCCGACTGCAGCGTCGGAGCCATGCCCCCCTTCGGGAACCTGTACCATCTGCCGGTGATTGCGGATTCCGATCTGATGAAGGACGATACCATCACCTTCAACGCCGGAAACCACACGGAGGCCCTAAGAATATCGGCGGCGGACTATAAACGGCTGGTCCATCCGCGGGTTGCGAATATTCATCGACGTCGCTTCAGGCCCTTTATTATGTAG
- a CDS encoding type I phosphomannose isomerase catalytic subunit produces MTIAEKPLAVDPTRVWRTYVGGRILDTVYGKENPGDGEFPESWLASVVSARNPGREHIDGEGLSFVSKDAGTETKSLKSLIEQDPAAFLGKRHVDRFGSDPALLVKLIDSAERLTIQAHPTRKDSLRYFNSPFGKSEFWVILGGREIDGQKPYVLFGFKPGITREKWRRLFEAQDIQGMIDALHKIPVQPGDVMAVPGGVPHAIGPGCFLLEAQEPTDFTLRPERITPKGRVLPEEACHLGAGFESMLDMFDYTPYTPEELRGRFIGSCPLDESGETCLPLTVPAMGMPFRVNYHAVPGKGELNSDGGFAVVLCLEGEGSLGDVPVGPYTALFVPAGAVNRVIETSSGKPLKLLECLPEAT; encoded by the coding sequence CTGGCGTACATATGTCGGCGGCAGGATACTGGACACGGTCTATGGAAAGGAGAATCCCGGGGACGGTGAGTTTCCCGAATCATGGCTGGCCTCGGTGGTCAGCGCCCGGAATCCCGGGCGGGAGCACATCGACGGGGAAGGCTTGAGTTTTGTTTCGAAAGATGCCGGGACAGAAACGAAAAGCCTGAAGAGCCTTATAGAGCAGGATCCCGCCGCTTTTCTGGGAAAACGCCACGTGGATCGTTTCGGAAGCGACCCCGCCCTGCTCGTCAAGCTCATCGACTCCGCCGAACGTCTTACCATTCAGGCCCATCCCACCCGTAAGGACTCCCTGCGTTATTTTAACTCTCCCTTCGGGAAGAGCGAGTTCTGGGTTATTCTGGGTGGACGGGAGATCGACGGCCAGAAGCCGTATGTGCTCTTTGGTTTCAAGCCCGGTATAACACGGGAAAAGTGGCGTCGTCTTTTTGAAGCCCAGGATATTCAGGGAATGATCGATGCCCTGCATAAAATCCCGGTACAGCCCGGTGATGTAATGGCCGTCCCCGGCGGCGTGCCCCATGCCATCGGTCCCGGGTGTTTTCTTCTGGAAGCCCAGGAACCCACGGATTTTACCCTGCGTCCCGAACGCATTACCCCCAAAGGCCGGGTTCTTCCGGAGGAGGCATGTCATCTGGGTGCCGGTTTTGAATCCATGCTGGATATGTTCGATTACACCCCGTATACGCCGGAGGAGCTGCGGGGGCGCTTTATCGGATCATGCCCCCTGGACGAGTCAGGTGAAACCTGTCTGCCCCTGACCGTGCCGGCCATGGGCATGCCTTTCCGGGTGAACTACCACGCAGTTCCCGGAAAAGGAGAGCTCAACTCAGACGGAGGCTTTGCCGTGGTCCTCTGTCTGGAAGGGGAAGGCAGCCTGGGGGACGTGCCTGTCGGTCCCTATACGGCCCTTTTTGTTCCCGCCGGGGCGGTGAACAGGGTAATAGAGACCTCTTCGGGAAAACCCCTGAAGCTGCTGGAATGCCTGCCGGAGGCTACATAA